From one Eucalyptus grandis isolate ANBG69807.140 chromosome 9, ASM1654582v1, whole genome shotgun sequence genomic stretch:
- the LOC120288292 gene encoding 2-methylene-furan-3-one reductase-like — MAANFVIPTKMKAWVYREHGNVADVLGLDPELKVPELQEGQVLVKVLAAALNPVDAARMKGVIKLPGFSLPAVPGYDLAGVVVKVGREVKELKVGDEVYGFMFHAKKDGTLAEYAAVEESFLALKPKKLRFGEAASLPVVIQTAYGGLERAGLSHGKSLLVLGGAGGVGTLIIQLAKEVFGASRVAATSSTGKLELLKSLGADLAIDYTKVNFEDLPEKFDVVYDTVGEIERAAKAVKPGGSIVTIVKQNKTLPPPAFFFAVTSNRSTLEKLKPFLESGKVKPVIDPKNPFPFSQVIEAFSYLQTRRATGKLVIHPVP; from the exons ATGGCTGCGAATTTCGTCATTCCGACCAAAATGAAGGCTTGGGTGTACCGTGAGCACGGAAACGTCGCCGACGTATTGGGATTGGACCCGGAACTCAAGGTCCCTGAATTGCAAGAAGGCCAAGTGCTGGTTAAAGTTCTTGCCGCAGCGCTCAATCCAGTCGACGCCGCGAGAATGAAGGGGGTTATCAAGCTCCCGGGCTTTTCTCTACCG GCCGTGCCAGGTTACGATCTCGCCGGCGTTGTGGTGAAGGTGGGCCGCGAAGTGAAGGAGCTCAAGGTCGGGGACGAGGTATATGGATTTATGTTTCACGCCAAGAAAGACGGGACGCTGGCTGAGTACGCAGCCGTGGAAGAGTCGTTCTTGGCTTTGAAGCCCAAGAAGCTGCGTTTCGGGGAGGCTGCTTCTCTGCCGGTGGTCATTCAGACCGCCTATGGAGGCCTTGAGAGAGCTGGCCTCTCTCATGGCAAGTCCCTCCTCGTCTTAGGTGGTGCTGGTGGCGTCGGCACACTCATAATACAG CTAGCTAAGGAAGTTTTTGGTGCATCAAGAGTAGCAGCTACATCCAGCACTGGGAAGCTAGAGTTGTTGAAGAGCTTGGGTGCTGATCTGGCCATTGACTACACCAAAGTCAACTTTGAAGACCTCCCAGAAAAGTTTGATGTTGTCTACGATACAGTTG GGGAAATTGAGCGGGCAGCGAAGGCTGTGAAGCCAGGAGGGAGCATCGTGACGATCGTAAAACAAAACAAGACATTACCCCCGCCTGCTTTCTTTTTTGCAGTAACTTCGAACCGTTCGACCTTGGAGAAGTTGAAGCCCTTCTTGGAGAGCGGGAAGGTGAAGCCGGTGATCGACCCCAAGAACCCGTTCCCATTTTCGCAAGTCATTGAGGCCTTCTCGTATCTTCAAACCCGCCGGGCAACTGGAAAACTCGTGATTCACCCCGTCCCATGA